The following coding sequences lie in one Polluticoccus soli genomic window:
- a CDS encoding HAL/PAL/TAL family ammonia-lyase, producing the protein MISLGGKPLDLAAFEQIILQQKPVTVTAATMENVRGCYEFLKEFSQDKLIYGINTGFGPMAQYRIDDNDRRQLQYNLIRSHSSGMGQLLSPLNCRATMLARLNTLLLGYSGIHPEMILLMTALINNEAYPCIYAHGGVGASGDLVQLAHLALGLISEGDFWFKGEVVAATKVFETLKLKPLEIHIREGLGTLNGTSAMTGIGAINVLHARKLMTGQILFSLMVNEIMEAYDDHFSDELNKVKLHPGQQMVAKAMRAISKKSGLLRKRHEHLYDKKVTEEVIDDKVQEYYSLRCVPQILGPVYDTIENTARVITSELNSVNDNPIIDRANKNIFHGGNFHGDYISLEMDKLKIAVTKLSMLAERQLNFLLNSHLNQKLPPFINLGRLGLNFGIQGMQYPAVSNVAESQALSTPMYIHSIPNNNDNQDIVSMGCNAAQMCARVIENSFEVLSVHGLAIIQAIDFKEYKERLSPATRWMYDELSALAPSFKEDSPSSERLAKIKSWLMETEVGEKMKKLLGFDNWQLIELEHKP; encoded by the coding sequence ATGATCTCACTGGGGGGTAAACCACTTGATCTTGCGGCGTTTGAGCAAATCATTTTGCAGCAAAAACCGGTCACCGTCACTGCAGCCACTATGGAAAATGTGCGCGGCTGTTACGAGTTTTTGAAGGAGTTTTCGCAGGATAAGCTCATATATGGTATTAATACGGGATTTGGACCTATGGCCCAATATCGTATCGACGACAATGACCGCAGGCAACTGCAGTACAACCTTATTCGCAGCCATAGCTCGGGTATGGGCCAATTGCTGTCTCCCTTGAATTGCCGTGCAACTATGCTGGCCAGGTTGAATACTTTGCTGCTAGGCTATTCGGGCATTCACCCGGAAATGATCCTGTTAATGACTGCGCTGATCAACAACGAGGCCTATCCTTGTATCTATGCTCATGGTGGTGTAGGTGCTAGTGGCGACCTTGTGCAGTTGGCGCATCTTGCTTTGGGTCTGATCAGCGAAGGAGACTTTTGGTTCAAAGGAGAAGTAGTGGCCGCTACTAAGGTTTTTGAAACTTTGAAGCTGAAACCGCTCGAGATCCACATCCGCGAGGGTCTGGGTACGCTCAACGGCACGTCTGCAATGACCGGTATAGGCGCTATCAATGTGCTGCATGCCCGCAAGCTGATGACCGGCCAGATACTGTTCTCTCTCATGGTGAATGAGATCATGGAGGCATATGACGACCATTTCTCTGATGAATTAAACAAGGTCAAACTGCATCCTGGTCAACAAATGGTGGCCAAGGCCATGCGGGCGATCTCTAAGAAAAGCGGACTGCTGCGCAAACGCCACGAACACCTGTACGATAAGAAAGTAACTGAAGAAGTGATAGACGATAAAGTACAGGAATACTATTCGCTGCGCTGTGTGCCGCAAATACTTGGTCCGGTATATGACACGATCGAGAATACGGCGCGGGTAATCACCAGTGAGCTGAATTCGGTGAATGATAACCCGATCATCGACCGGGCCAACAAGAATATTTTCCATGGTGGTAATTTCCATGGAGACTATATTTCGTTGGAGATGGATAAGCTGAAAATTGCTGTTACCAAACTGTCGATGCTGGCTGAAAGACAGCTCAACTTCTTGCTAAACAGCCATCTTAACCAAAAACTTCCGCCGTTCATTAACCTTGGCAGACTTGGACTGAACTTCGGTATACAGGGTATGCAGTATCCTGCAGTGTCTAATGTGGCGGAAAGCCAGGCATTGAGTACGCCGATGTATATCCACAGCATTCCCAACAACAACGACAACCAGGACATAGTGAGCATGGGTTGCAATGCTGCCCAGATGTGTGCACGCGTTATTGAGAACTCGTTCGAGGTATTGTCGGTACATGGGCTGGCTATCATACAGGCCATCGATTTCAAAGAATATAAAGAGCGGTTGTCGCCTGCTACGCGCTGGATGTATGACGAGCTGAGCGCTTTGGCGCCTTCTTTCAAAGAAGATAGCCCATCATCTGAAAGGCTGGCTAAGATCAAA